The Roseiconus lacunae genome includes a region encoding these proteins:
- a CDS encoding IS4 family transposase, whose translation MSFYSKRPRGAASVQVFRDSMMQCDTLPLSDVIQGELFEEAFDRFDVDFGADDDAVYTPALVLWALVSQALFTKTQRSLTAAVTRIASWWACQGRVVGDTSTGAYSRARHKLPVGSIAWLTQTIAQRCECSEDLVDAIDEDMAEETLTPDVVGRVRKKSIAGRVILVDGFTVDAADTPANQQEYPQNPSQKEGLGFPMLRCVSLISMATGLLIDLAIGPYAGKQSGETALLRQLFPNLHRGDIIVADSFYCSYWLLAYCQINGIEVAMKNHHKREDCPVAAKKISKHQRTTTWLRPTRPSWMSEEDYDSIPDQLEVRLVDVKVNRPGFRTEGFTVATTMLDHKSCPAEWIASLYRSRWIVELDIESIKCSLEMEHLRAKTPEMVRRELWSCLLAYNLIRMKMLQSGAASNRDVRSMSFTRCMTLLATNWLLCGARGTNEALVELGQSQPLDEVIGHRPDLVEPRVNKRRPKVLKLMSKPRSEYDRQLANAA comes from the coding sequence ATGTCGTTTTACTCAAAACGCCCGCGTGGTGCTGCGTCAGTACAGGTGTTTCGTGACTCCATGATGCAATGTGATACATTGCCGCTCAGTGATGTCATTCAAGGCGAATTGTTCGAAGAGGCCTTCGATAGATTCGATGTCGACTTTGGAGCCGATGACGACGCCGTCTACACACCCGCCCTTGTTCTCTGGGCTTTGGTTTCACAGGCACTCTTTACCAAGACACAACGCAGCCTCACCGCTGCGGTAACACGTATCGCTTCTTGGTGGGCGTGCCAAGGGCGAGTCGTTGGCGACACCAGCACCGGAGCCTACTCACGTGCTCGACACAAGCTGCCGGTCGGATCGATCGCTTGGCTGACTCAAACGATTGCTCAGCGATGCGAGTGCTCCGAGGATCTAGTTGATGCGATTGATGAAGACATGGCCGAAGAGACGTTGACCCCTGATGTTGTCGGGCGGGTGCGGAAGAAGTCAATTGCTGGTCGCGTGATCTTGGTTGATGGGTTTACTGTCGACGCTGCGGATACACCTGCCAACCAACAAGAGTACCCACAAAATCCCTCGCAGAAAGAGGGACTTGGATTTCCGATGCTTCGCTGCGTTTCGCTCATTAGTATGGCGACCGGACTCTTGATCGACTTGGCGATAGGCCCCTATGCCGGCAAGCAGTCGGGCGAAACTGCGTTGCTAAGACAGCTTTTCCCCAATCTCCACCGTGGCGACATCATCGTCGCAGACAGTTTCTATTGCTCCTATTGGCTGCTCGCCTATTGCCAGATCAACGGAATCGAAGTGGCCATGAAGAATCACCACAAGCGAGAAGACTGCCCGGTCGCAGCAAAGAAGATAAGTAAGCATCAACGAACAACGACTTGGCTTCGTCCGACTCGCCCGTCATGGATGAGCGAGGAAGACTATGATTCAATACCGGATCAACTGGAAGTGCGATTGGTGGACGTTAAAGTGAATCGTCCTGGCTTCCGCACCGAAGGCTTCACCGTGGCGACAACAATGCTCGATCACAAAAGTTGTCCGGCCGAGTGGATCGCTTCACTCTACCGGAGCCGATGGATTGTGGAGCTGGACATTGAGTCCATCAAATGTTCGCTTGAGATGGAACACCTTCGCGCCAAGACGCCCGAGATGGTTCGCCGTGAGCTCTGGTCATGCTTACTAGCCTACAATTTAATTCGCATGAAGATGCTGCAGTCTGGTGCGGCTTCCAACCGAGACGTGCGTTCAATGAGCTTTACCCGCTGCATGACACTGTTGGCAACGAACTGGCTGCTGTGTGGTGCACGTGGAACAAATGAAGCCTTGGTCGAGCTCGGTCAAAGTCAGCCATTGGATGAAGTCATTGGGCACCGTCCCGATCTCGTTGAACCACGTGTCAATAAAAGGCGACCGAAGGTATTGAAACTGATGTCAAAACCCAGATCAGAATACGACCGGCAACTTGCCAATGCTGCGTAG
- a CDS encoding glycosyltransferase family 2 protein, translating to MPVRISIVLPIRNCEAEIAARIDALVASLPRLVDSFVEISPSEIIIVDDGSRDGSAEICQQLADQSDVIRFLRHDRPRGLEAAGQTGLERASGDVVLIQERDAQVNFADVIHLLRLCEDTSIVAARAESVQEPVTASLVRRVRLWGIAYDKQLGSAKETTPSCGLQMVRRSNLQRLSGPDGKRYRLEGRSHRVTSLQREHAAGTPRSVTPAK from the coding sequence ATGCCAGTCAGGATCTCGATCGTACTGCCGATTCGCAATTGCGAGGCCGAGATCGCGGCGCGGATCGACGCGTTGGTCGCCAGCCTTCCGCGTTTAGTTGACTCGTTTGTCGAGATCAGCCCGTCGGAAATCATCATCGTTGACGACGGAAGTCGCGACGGAAGCGCCGAGATTTGTCAGCAGTTGGCCGATCAGTCCGACGTGATTCGATTTTTGCGTCACGATCGACCGCGAGGTCTGGAAGCTGCCGGGCAAACCGGTTTGGAGCGGGCATCGGGCGACGTGGTGCTGATTCAAGAGCGGGATGCCCAGGTCAATTTCGCCGATGTGATTCATCTATTGCGGCTATGCGAAGACACCTCGATCGTCGCCGCGCGGGCGGAAAGCGTTCAAGAACCGGTCACGGCGTCGTTGGTTCGTCGGGTGCGGTTGTGGGGCATTGCCTACGACAAGCAGTTGGGCTCTGCGAAAGAAACAACACCTTCGTGTGGCCTGCAAATGGTGCGGCGTTCTAATTTGCAGCGACTCTCTGGCCCGGACGGAAAGCGTTACCGTCTGGAGGGAAGGTCACACCGTGTTACCTCGCTGCAGCGGGAACACGCCGCCGGCACCCCACGATCGGTCACACCAGCAAAATAG
- the hisI gene encoding phosphoribosyl-AMP cyclohydrolase, which produces MNSNIVADFSRGVDGLLPAIAQDEANGEVLMMAWMNEEALQATLDEGYAVYYSRSRKSLWRKGDTSGHRQKVSQVRVDCDQDCILLKVNQIGAACHEGYRTCFFRKVDDDKQTLTIVEERLVDPNDVYGK; this is translated from the coding sequence TTGAATTCCAACATCGTGGCCGACTTTTCAAGAGGCGTCGACGGACTGCTGCCAGCGATCGCGCAAGACGAGGCAAATGGCGAAGTCTTGATGATGGCATGGATGAACGAAGAAGCGTTGCAAGCGACTCTGGACGAAGGCTACGCCGTCTACTACAGCCGCAGCCGAAAATCACTGTGGCGAAAAGGCGATACGAGCGGCCACCGACAAAAAGTCTCGCAAGTTCGCGTCGACTGCGATCAGGATTGCATTCTCCTAAAGGTCAACCAGATCGGCGCTGCCTGCCACGAGGGCTACCGAACCTGTTTTTTCCGCAAAGTCGATGACGACAAGCAAACACTGACGATCGTTGAAGAACGCCTCGTCGATCCGAACGACGTCTACGGAAAGTAG
- a CDS encoding outer membrane protein assembly factor BamB family protein: protein MTDYGLTARVHQICRFAISLVTLVWVGIGLAGPESLVAQDWPFPRGDVQSSGSVATELPDSLTVVWEFKADEAIEVTPVVSGDRVVVGDVMGTLYALSRSDGKQVWRHDFDTGFLASPIIAGDKVIAGDIDGSVYALALDDGKQLWKQSTDGEISGSATVFGNQVLVASQDGKLYCYDLETGKPVWTYQADDQIRCSPTIAGEMTLLGGCDAKLHGVDLKTGQAAGDQWPIDGPTGSTPAVRDAFAIVPIMDGVVFGFDWKQKKMLWRYEDFDQGQEYRSSAAINDKVAIVSSQRKNIDALDLKTGKRLWRYTLRRRADASPVIAGDDVWVPASDGRLVRLSVDDGSEKWVYEIRGSFVSGVAIAGKQLFVADDEGVVRCFQ, encoded by the coding sequence ATGACCGACTATGGTTTGACCGCAAGGGTTCACCAGATTTGCCGCTTTGCCATTTCCCTGGTAACTCTGGTTTGGGTCGGCATCGGGCTGGCCGGTCCTGAATCGTTAGTCGCTCAGGACTGGCCGTTTCCACGCGGTGATGTCCAGTCATCCGGATCGGTCGCGACAGAGCTACCGGATTCGCTCACTGTCGTGTGGGAGTTCAAGGCAGATGAGGCCATCGAGGTGACTCCCGTTGTCAGCGGCGATCGCGTCGTCGTCGGGGACGTGATGGGCACCCTGTATGCCTTGTCACGCTCGGATGGCAAGCAAGTTTGGCGGCACGATTTCGATACCGGCTTTCTCGCCTCTCCGATCATCGCCGGTGACAAAGTGATCGCCGGTGATATCGATGGCAGTGTTTACGCACTCGCCCTCGATGACGGCAAGCAGCTATGGAAACAATCGACCGATGGCGAGATCAGTGGCTCGGCGACGGTGTTTGGCAACCAGGTCCTGGTCGCCAGCCAAGATGGGAAATTGTACTGCTATGACTTGGAAACCGGTAAGCCTGTGTGGACTTATCAAGCCGACGACCAGATTCGCTGTTCACCCACCATTGCCGGTGAAATGACGCTGTTGGGCGGGTGTGATGCGAAGCTACACGGCGTTGACTTGAAAACGGGGCAAGCCGCCGGGGACCAATGGCCAATCGATGGTCCGACCGGCAGCACTCCGGCCGTTCGCGACGCATTTGCGATTGTTCCGATCATGGATGGCGTTGTCTTTGGATTCGACTGGAAGCAGAAAAAAATGCTTTGGCGATACGAAGATTTCGATCAAGGTCAGGAGTACCGCAGTAGCGCCGCGATTAATGACAAAGTGGCCATCGTGTCCAGCCAACGCAAGAACATCGATGCACTGGATCTGAAAACCGGCAAGCGATTGTGGCGTTACACCTTGCGTCGTCGCGCCGATGCGTCGCCGGTGATCGCCGGCGATGACGTTTGGGTCCCGGCTTCGGATGGACGCTTGGTTCGCCTGTCGGTTGACGATGGTTCCGAAAAGTGGGTTTACGAAATTCGTGGCAGTTTCGTTTCCGGTGTCGCAATCGCGGGCAAGCAGCTGTTCGTCGCCGATGACGAAGGCGTCGTCCGGTGCTTCCAATAA
- the aroE gene encoding shikimate dehydrogenase, whose product MICVSLGRSRHARMIGEHQQLVEQGAELVELRVDYIGRAVNLGRLMDNRPGPIVITARRRVDGGRWTKSEQERLMLLRSAIVAGAEYVDIETDIASQIPRYGTTKRIISYHDFEGTPENLEDLHAAMAEEDADIVKIATMANTFRDNVRMLNLVKNAKVPTIGICMGEIGMLTRILASRFGSPFTYATYSVDKKMAPGQLNWKDMTRLYDVKTIDQETELFGVIADPVGHSYSPLIHNSAFFDQKLNARYLPLRVPHDDLHNFMDSIDAIGLKGISITIPHKERSLDYCTQAEASANGIGAINTMVFHDGERLGYNTDYRAAMDCIIEMLERKDAPKENALQGVTAMVLGAGGVSRAICWGLKQRQADVVVTSRTEERAQHLASEIGCRVVPWEDRHNQKVQLLVNGTPVGMHPNVDTSPFNASALNQYMVVFDTVYNPENTLLIKYAKTAQCRVITGVDMFVRQAAYQYKLFTGKDAPARLMRKTIKQATNPVQIH is encoded by the coding sequence ATGATTTGCGTAAGCCTCGGCCGTAGCCGCCATGCTCGGATGATTGGCGAACACCAACAGTTGGTCGAGCAAGGGGCCGAGTTGGTCGAATTGCGTGTCGACTACATCGGCCGTGCCGTCAATCTGGGTCGACTGATGGACAATCGGCCCGGTCCAATTGTCATCACCGCCCGCCGCAGGGTCGACGGTGGTCGCTGGACGAAAAGCGAACAAGAACGCTTGATGCTGTTGCGATCTGCAATCGTTGCCGGCGCCGAATACGTCGATATCGAGACCGATATCGCGTCTCAGATCCCGCGTTACGGGACGACCAAACGAATCATCAGCTACCACGATTTCGAAGGCACCCCGGAAAATCTCGAAGACCTGCACGCGGCGATGGCTGAGGAGGACGCGGACATTGTCAAAATCGCGACCATGGCCAACACGTTTCGTGACAACGTCCGGATGCTGAACCTCGTTAAGAACGCCAAGGTCCCGACGATCGGGATTTGCATGGGCGAAATCGGCATGCTGACCCGGATTCTCGCCAGCCGTTTTGGATCGCCCTTCACCTACGCCACCTACAGCGTGGACAAGAAGATGGCCCCAGGGCAGCTCAATTGGAAGGACATGACACGTTTGTACGACGTCAAAACCATCGACCAGGAAACAGAACTCTTTGGCGTGATCGCCGACCCGGTCGGACATAGCTACAGCCCGCTGATTCACAACAGCGCCTTCTTCGATCAAAAACTCAATGCGCGTTACCTTCCGTTGCGGGTCCCGCACGATGACTTGCACAACTTCATGGATTCGATCGATGCGATCGGCCTGAAAGGCATTAGCATCACAATCCCCCACAAAGAACGCTCCCTCGATTACTGCACACAGGCCGAAGCGAGTGCGAACGGGATCGGCGCGATCAACACGATGGTGTTCCACGACGGGGAACGCCTGGGATACAACACGGACTACCGCGCCGCGATGGACTGCATCATCGAAATGCTCGAACGCAAAGACGCGCCCAAGGAAAATGCGCTGCAAGGAGTGACCGCGATGGTCCTAGGTGCCGGCGGAGTTTCGCGAGCGATTTGCTGGGGACTGAAGCAACGCCAAGCCGACGTCGTCGTCACCTCGCGCACCGAAGAACGCGCCCAGCACTTGGCTTCAGAAATCGGCTGCCGTGTCGTGCCCTGGGAAGATCGCCACAACCAAAAAGTCCAATTGCTAGTCAACGGGACGCCCGTCGGGATGCACCCCAACGTTGACACATCGCCGTTTAATGCGTCGGCGCTTAACCAGTACATGGTGGTCTTCGACACCGTCTACAATCCCGAGAACACGCTGCTAATCAAGTACGCCAAGACAGCCCAGTGCCGCGTGATCACAGGTGTTGACATGTTCGTCCGTCAAGCGGCCTACCAATACAAGCTTTTTACCGGCAAAGACGCCCCAGCACGCCTGATGCGAAAAACGATCAAACAAGCGACCAACCCAGTTCAAATTCACTAA
- a CDS encoding GNAT family N-acetyltransferase, with product MTDRIDELEFRQALPDDVPAIHALLRPFVMQHLLLSRTKAEIVELSRHGFVAMMPPADFNENSPPERCYGFCAVEVYSPKLAELQCLAVHPDYQNAGVGKKLVQMCVQRARDLGIMEVMAISSSERFLQSCGFDYSLPDQKRALFHQLRPRPYEDRE from the coding sequence TTGACCGACCGCATTGACGAATTGGAATTTCGCCAGGCATTGCCCGATGATGTTCCCGCGATCCACGCCTTACTGCGGCCTTTTGTGATGCAGCATCTGCTTCTCTCACGCACCAAGGCAGAGATTGTCGAGCTTTCACGACACGGTTTTGTTGCGATGATGCCACCGGCGGACTTCAACGAAAACTCACCACCGGAACGCTGCTATGGCTTTTGCGCGGTCGAAGTCTACAGCCCCAAGCTTGCCGAACTGCAATGCCTAGCCGTCCACCCGGACTACCAGAATGCCGGCGTGGGGAAAAAGCTGGTGCAGATGTGCGTCCAGCGAGCGCGTGATTTGGGGATCATGGAAGTCATGGCGATTAGCTCGTCCGAACGCTTTTTGCAAAGCTGCGGATTTGATTACTCACTTCCCGACCAGAAGCGCGCGCTGTTCCATCAGCTCCGCCCCCGCCCCTACGAAGATCGCGAGTAA